Proteins found in one Streptomyces sp. NBC_00461 genomic segment:
- a CDS encoding sugar ABC transporter substrate-binding protein, with protein sequence MKTRWIRYPGLGAVTALAVTALSACGGSGADPVRHTDGAPVVGVDYPRSDSDFWNAYIKYNPGFAKQLGLELRTTRSQNDVAQLAANVQTFIIQGVKGVAMAPQDTAVIAPTLRQLAAQKIPVVTLDTRPDRGAVYMVVRADNRAYGEKACRFLGAKLGGKGKVVMLEGDLASINGRDRTEGFNACMKKNYPKIKVFGEATNWDGAVAAQKLQTDLTAHPDIKGVYMQASVALSGTLHVLNQQRLLVGPKDRRHVFVVSNDGTPRELKYIAEGKIDATVSQPADLYAKYALSYLKAAIEGKTFKPGRTDHDSRIVQVRHGVLEDQLSAPLVTADGAPYGRVPSLKSDDTSLWGNNLG encoded by the coding sequence GTGAAGACGCGATGGATCCGATACCCCGGCCTCGGCGCCGTCACCGCCCTCGCCGTCACGGCGCTCAGCGCCTGCGGCGGCTCCGGTGCCGACCCGGTGCGCCACACGGACGGCGCCCCGGTGGTGGGCGTCGACTACCCCCGCTCCGACTCCGACTTCTGGAACGCGTACATCAAGTACAACCCGGGGTTCGCCAAGCAGCTAGGCCTGGAGCTGAGGACCACCCGCTCGCAGAACGACGTCGCCCAACTCGCCGCCAACGTACAGACCTTCATCATCCAGGGAGTGAAGGGCGTTGCGATGGCCCCGCAGGACACCGCCGTGATCGCGCCCACCCTCCGGCAGCTGGCCGCGCAGAAGATCCCGGTGGTCACCCTGGACACCCGTCCCGACAGGGGCGCCGTCTACATGGTGGTGCGGGCCGACAACCGCGCGTACGGAGAGAAGGCCTGCCGGTTCCTCGGCGCCAAGCTCGGCGGCAAGGGCAAGGTCGTCATGCTTGAGGGCGACCTTGCCTCGATCAATGGCCGGGACCGCACCGAGGGGTTCAACGCGTGCATGAAGAAGAACTATCCCAAGATCAAGGTCTTCGGGGAGGCGACCAACTGGGACGGGGCGGTCGCGGCGCAGAAGCTGCAGACGGATCTCACCGCCCACCCTGACATCAAGGGCGTCTACATGCAGGCCAGCGTCGCGCTCTCCGGCACCCTGCACGTGCTCAATCAGCAGCGTCTGCTGGTCGGTCCCAAGGACAGGAGGCATGTGTTCGTGGTCTCCAACGACGGCACCCCCAGGGAACTCAAGTACATCGCCGAGGGCAAGATCGACGCCACGGTCTCCCAACCCGCCGACCTCTACGCCAAGTACGCCCTCTCCTACCTGAAGGCGGCGATCGAGGGCAAGACGTTCAAGCCCGGCAGGACGGACCACGACAGCAGGATCGTCCAAGTCCGCCACGGTGTGCTGGAGGACCAGCTGTCCGCACCGCTGGTGACAGCGGACGGCGCGCCCTACGGCCGGGTCCCCAGTCTCAAGAGCGACGACACGTCCCTCTGGGGCAACAACCTCGGCTGA